The DNA window AACGATGATACGCTCTGGTCGGGGTTCCCGCGGGAGTGGAATAATCCGCGTGCGAAAGAGGTGCTTCCCGAGGTTCGCAAAGCGGTGTTCTCCGGTGATCATGTGTCAGCGACCGAGCTCTGTAAAAAGATGCAGGGGCCGTGGACGCAGGCATACGAGCCGATGGGCGATGTGCTCATCAAATTCCTGCAC is part of the Spirochaetota bacterium genome and encodes:
- a CDS encoding glycoside hydrolase family 95 protein, whose translation is MDPLTLWYAAPARNWNEALPLGNGRFGAMVFGGIGEERLQLNDDTLWSGFPREWNNPRAKEVLPEVRKAVFSGDHVSATELCKKMQGPWTQAYEPMGDVLIKFLH